In Colletotrichum higginsianum IMI 349063 chromosome 3, whole genome shotgun sequence, a genomic segment contains:
- a CDS encoding Ras-like protein Rab-6A, which translates to MASGASGSYNNPLKKFKLVFLGEQSVGKTSLITRFMQAVINAQRAAASARLEPTPSNSLQTMYLEDRTVRLQLWDTAGQERFRSLIPSYIRDSSVAVVVYDISNAKSFQNTKKWIDDVRAERGNDVIIVLVGNKTDLNDKREVTTQQGEEEAKKNNLMFVETSAKLGHNVKTLFKRIAQALPGMEGSDAATQASSQSAYFPQQQQASIGAD; encoded by the exons ATGGCGTCCGGCGCAAGCGGGTCTTACAACAACCCCCTCAAGAAGTTCAA GCTTGTCTTCTTGGGCGAGCAGAGTG TGGGGAAAACGTCCCTCATCACTCGGTTCAT GCAAGCTGTCATTAATGCTCAAAGGGCTGCTGCCTCGGCCCGGCTCGAACCCACCCCGTCTAATTCGTTACAGACCATGTACCTTGAGGACCGGACCGTCAGACTACAGCTTTGGGATACCGCCGGCCAAGAACGTTTCCGCAGTTTGATTCCTTCCTACATCCGTGACTCCAGCGTCGCGGTCGTCGTCTATGATATTTCAA ATGCGAAATCTTTCCAGAACACGAAGAAGTGGATCGACGACGTGCGCGCCGAGAGAGGGAACGATGTGATCATCGTTCTCGTTGGCAACAAGACGGACTTGAACGACAAGAGAGAAGTGACAACTCagcagggcgaggaggaggccaagaagaacaaTCTCATGTTCGTGGAGACCAGTGCGAAATTGGGACACAACGTCAAGACACTGTTCAAGAGAATAGCGCAGGCTCTCCCGGGCATGGAGGGATCCGATGCCGCCACGCAGGCCTCGAGCCAAAGTGCGTATTTCCCTCAACAGCAGCAAGCAAGTATTGGAGCGGACTGA